One Terriglobales bacterium genomic window carries:
- a CDS encoding sigma factor-like helix-turn-helix DNA-binding protein: protein MSIYRDHCIALLRRYFCISVEVGRLPAILGRELFTARWQDFHVHSFEDTALFVIDVEHCLDRLPPFDKELIAHIVLQEYTEEETARLLHCGARTIRRRLPDALDCLTEMFLRRRMLNLSEEICRGLVGSECVPDCAEDKQGSTTHVAILHASCDGSRLEIGLVKPPFSLKSLQPALIKPDKFVQDVAGLPPAICYARLVS from the coding sequence TTGTCCATCTATCGCGACCACTGCATCGCATTGCTCCGCCGGTATTTCTGCATATCGGTGGAAGTAGGGCGCCTGCCGGCGATCCTGGGCCGCGAACTGTTCACCGCCCGGTGGCAAGATTTCCACGTGCACTCGTTCGAAGACACGGCGCTGTTCGTGATCGACGTCGAACACTGCCTCGACCGCCTGCCGCCTTTCGATAAGGAATTGATCGCGCACATCGTTTTGCAGGAGTACACAGAAGAAGAAACGGCGCGGCTGCTGCACTGTGGTGCGCGGACCATCCGACGGCGGCTGCCGGATGCGCTCGATTGCCTGACCGAGATGTTCCTCCGAAGAAGGATGTTGAACCTGAGCGAGGAAATCTGCCGCGGCCTGGTCGGTTCCGAATGCGTCCCCGACTGCGCGGAGGACAAGCAAGGAAGCACCACTCACGTCGCAATTCTTCACGCCAGTTGCGACGGTTCTCGTCTTGAGATTGGGCTTGTCAAGCCCCCTTTTTCACTAAAATCCCTTCAACCTGCTCTCATCAAACCAGATAAATTTGTTCAGGATGTGGCCGGTTTACCCCCTGCAATCTGCTATGCTCGATTAGTAAGCTGA
- a CDS encoding LysM peptidoglycan-binding domain-containing protein: MHRYWSFPIAGAVCLSLLSCKTEETKQTTAAPPVQAMAPSLPTVQPAPPRKIEEKVQPKVDPVDALIAKVDKEYQAGLTNYTAGHLDAAKDNFDRAFDLLLASGQDIHGNDRLQQEFDKLVEGVNNLELVALKAGDGFTEQKSEPAPIDEANEVTFPVDPNVRARAEREIKDIHSDLPLVINDEVARYISYFSTHGRGTLEHALIRSGRYREMILRILSQEGVPQDLIYLAEAESGFHPLALSRAGARGMWQFMASRASGYGLQRNWWLDDRQDPEKSTHAAARHLKDLYNQFGDWYLAMAAYNSGPGTVQSAVQRTGYADFWQLYRRGVLPKETRNYVPIILAVAIMAKNPTQYGLDHLEAEPPLRADRVEINYPVDLRLVAECVDTSVATLQELNPSLLRMTTPKDGTFSLRLPAGTASKYQQTIAAIPKDMRVAWRYHKVNKGETLADIARQYHTTSNAIAQVNNLRDGEVGADSKLIIPVAPGRHAASGGGDVAYAKRPTLYKARKGDTVLSIADDFGVPAEKIRKWNRIHGNQVRAGQTLRVYRPIAGRAEAKRETAGGRTPKLKNVSSLQASNGRMLRHKVKPGETLFSIANRYNTTVAALRRDNKVSSLKAGDVLVIRTP, translated from the coding sequence ATGCATAGGTACTGGTCCTTTCCAATCGCCGGCGCGGTTTGCCTGTCGCTGCTCTCCTGCAAGACCGAGGAGACCAAGCAGACGACAGCCGCTCCGCCAGTGCAGGCCATGGCTCCCAGCCTGCCGACCGTGCAACCGGCTCCGCCGCGCAAGATTGAAGAAAAGGTCCAGCCCAAAGTCGATCCCGTCGACGCACTCATTGCCAAGGTTGACAAGGAATACCAGGCGGGTTTGACCAACTACACCGCCGGACACCTTGATGCCGCCAAGGACAATTTTGATCGCGCCTTTGACCTGCTGTTGGCGTCGGGACAGGACATCCACGGCAACGACCGCCTACAGCAGGAATTCGATAAGCTCGTCGAGGGCGTAAATAACCTTGAACTTGTGGCCTTGAAGGCCGGAGACGGCTTTACCGAGCAGAAGTCAGAGCCCGCGCCTATCGACGAAGCGAACGAGGTTACGTTCCCGGTTGATCCGAATGTTCGCGCCCGGGCCGAGAGGGAAATCAAGGACATCCATTCCGACCTGCCGCTGGTGATTAACGACGAGGTCGCCCGCTACATCAGCTATTTTTCCACGCACGGACGCGGCACGCTGGAGCATGCGTTGATCCGCTCCGGCCGCTATCGCGAGATGATTCTGCGCATCCTCAGCCAGGAGGGCGTGCCGCAAGATCTTATCTACCTTGCCGAAGCCGAATCCGGGTTCCACCCGCTGGCATTGTCGCGCGCCGGCGCGCGCGGCATGTGGCAATTCATGGCGAGCCGAGCCTCGGGGTATGGTCTGCAGCGTAACTGGTGGCTGGACGATCGCCAGGACCCGGAGAAGTCTACTCACGCCGCGGCACGGCACTTAAAGGACCTGTATAACCAGTTTGGCGACTGGTACCTGGCCATGGCTGCCTACAACTCCGGGCCGGGAACGGTGCAGTCGGCAGTACAGCGCACCGGATATGCCGACTTCTGGCAGCTCTACCGCCGGGGTGTCCTCCCGAAGGAGACACGCAATTACGTCCCCATCATTCTGGCGGTTGCCATCATGGCCAAGAATCCAACGCAGTACGGGCTCGACCACCTGGAGGCAGAACCGCCGCTTCGCGCCGATCGTGTAGAGATCAACTACCCGGTGGATCTCCGTCTGGTCGCTGAGTGCGTGGACACCAGCGTGGCTACGCTGCAGGAACTCAATCCCAGTCTGTTGCGGATGACCACCCCCAAAGACGGGACCTTCTCCCTAAGGCTGCCGGCCGGCACGGCCAGCAAGTATCAGCAAACCATCGCCGCGATTCCCAAAGACATGCGCGTGGCGTGGCGGTATCACAAGGTGAACAAAGGGGAGACGCTGGCCGACATCGCGCGCCAGTATCACACCACTTCCAATGCCATCGCCCAAGTCAACAATCTTCGGGACGGAGAGGTCGGCGCCGATTCGAAGCTGATCATTCCGGTTGCTCCGGGGCGGCACGCGGCGAGCGGTGGAGGTGATGTCGCGTACGCCAAGCGCCCGACCCTCTACAAAGCCCGCAAGGGGGACACGGTTCTCTCTATCGCGGACGATTTTGGCGTTCCCGCGGAAAAGATCCGCAAATGGAACCGGATCCACGGTAACCAGGTGCGCGCCGGGCAAACCCTGCGTGTCTATCGGCCGATTGCCGGCAGGGCCGAAGCGAAGCGGGAAACAGCCGGAGGCAGGACGCCTAAGTTGAAGAATGTCAGCAGCTTGCAAGCTTCCAACGGGCGGATGCTGCGTCACAAGGTCAAGCCCGGCGAAACCCTTTTCAGCATCGCCAACCGATACAACACCACCGTCGCCGCTCTCCGCCGGGACAACAAGGTATCCAGTCTGAAGGCCGGCGACGTGCTTGTCATCCGCACTCCTTAG
- a CDS encoding S24 family peptidase has translation MKFRSLQERLRQLLLARIQNGELTGLKLAAMAGFQQAHVSNFLNRKRSLSLAAMDRVLGALQLSVLDLLDPAEINKRATIVPPSEGEFEGVLLVDGAIAAGEPEITSEAVHDMLKFKKSFLRRLRPESATPRDHWRRFVLLRVDARDGMSMYPRLLPGSILLIDRHYNSLKPYRRSEQNMYAVRVNGGCTVKYVELAERNLVLRPHNQAYPVAVLPIEEGKRSSDYIVGRVCHVGIET, from the coding sequence ATGAAATTCCGCTCGTTACAGGAGAGGCTGCGGCAGCTGCTGCTGGCGCGCATTCAGAACGGGGAGCTCACTGGCCTGAAGCTGGCTGCCATGGCTGGTTTCCAGCAGGCGCACGTCTCCAACTTCCTGAACCGGAAACGTTCCTTGAGCCTGGCCGCCATGGATCGGGTGCTGGGCGCGCTGCAGCTCTCGGTGCTCGACCTGCTCGACCCGGCGGAGATCAACAAACGCGCCACCATCGTCCCCCCCAGCGAAGGCGAGTTCGAGGGCGTGCTGCTGGTGGATGGAGCCATCGCGGCGGGCGAGCCCGAAATTACCAGCGAAGCGGTGCACGACATGCTCAAATTCAAGAAAAGTTTTCTACGGCGCTTGCGCCCAGAATCGGCCACGCCGCGCGACCACTGGCGCCGTTTCGTGCTGCTGCGGGTGGACGCGCGCGATGGCATGAGCATGTACCCGCGCCTGCTGCCCGGCTCCATCCTGCTCATCGACCGCCATTACAACTCCCTCAAGCCGTATCGCCGCAGCGAGCAGAACATGTACGCGGTGCGGGTGAACGGTGGCTGCACCGTGAAGTACGTGGAATTGGCCGAGCGCAACCTGGTGCTGCGCCCGCACAACCAGGCCTACCCGGTGGCGGTGTTGCCGATCGAGGAAGGGAAAAGAAGTTCGGACTACATCGTGGGCCGGGTTTGCCACGTGGGCATCGAGACCTGA
- a CDS encoding aminotransferase class I/II-fold pyridoxal phosphate-dependent enzyme: MPEQAKPCFADATHCIHAGEERHGTNESLVTDIAQTSVFVMPSLEELRRYAEGKSKAYMYSRYANPTTTVAEQKIAALEHAESCVVTSSGMAAELAMFMALCESGDEIISMLDIYGGTTKLFQTVLPRFGIRIRLVSFQDLNKIESYFSERTRLLFLETPTNPTLRCADIAHLSGLAHRRGITVAVDSTFGTPILQKPLELGADITLHSATKYLAGHNDLTAGAVAGSSKWLDTIREMVKYTGGCLDPFGSFLLIRGLKTLQIRVDRACSNARAIAEALRHHPKVERVFYPGFDEDPGHEIARRQMNDFGMMVSFDAKGGGPAAERFIDSLKLWYLATSLGGVESTVSYPLLSSHVGLTDKQLELLGVSAATVRLSVGIEEAADLVTDLEQALGSA; encoded by the coding sequence ATGCCAGAACAAGCCAAGCCCTGCTTCGCAGATGCGACCCACTGCATCCACGCGGGCGAGGAGCGTCACGGAACCAACGAAAGCCTGGTCACCGACATTGCCCAGACCTCCGTTTTCGTGATGCCCAGCCTGGAGGAGCTCCGCCGATACGCCGAGGGGAAATCGAAGGCGTACATGTATTCACGCTACGCGAACCCCACCACGACCGTCGCCGAACAGAAGATCGCGGCGCTGGAACACGCAGAATCATGCGTGGTGACCTCGAGTGGCATGGCGGCGGAGCTGGCTATGTTCATGGCCCTATGCGAAAGCGGCGACGAGATTATCTCCATGCTCGACATCTACGGCGGCACGACCAAGCTCTTTCAGACAGTTTTGCCGCGGTTTGGAATTCGGATCCGGTTGGTATCGTTCCAAGATCTGAACAAAATCGAAAGCTATTTTTCCGAGCGCACGAGGCTGTTGTTCCTGGAGACGCCGACGAATCCGACGCTGCGCTGCGCCGATATCGCCCACTTGTCCGGCTTGGCTCACCGGCGCGGCATCACTGTCGCGGTCGACAGCACCTTCGGCACGCCGATCCTGCAAAAGCCGCTGGAGCTGGGCGCCGACATAACCCTGCACTCAGCGACCAAGTACCTGGCCGGACATAACGACCTGACTGCGGGCGCGGTTGCGGGAAGCAGCAAGTGGCTGGACACCATCCGCGAGATGGTGAAGTACACCGGGGGCTGCCTGGATCCGTTCGGTTCGTTCCTGCTGATTCGGGGTTTGAAAACCCTGCAGATCCGGGTTGACCGCGCCTGCTCCAACGCTCGCGCCATCGCCGAGGCCCTGCGCCATCACCCGAAGGTAGAGCGGGTGTTCTATCCCGGTTTCGACGAGGACCCCGGCCATGAAATCGCACGCCGTCAAATGAATGATTTCGGCATGATGGTTTCCTTCGACGCTAAGGGCGGAGGCCCGGCGGCAGAACGGTTCATCGATTCCCTGAAGCTGTGGTACCTGGCGACCAGCCTGGGCGGGGTGGAATCCACCGTGTCCTATCCCCTGCTCTCGTCCCACGTCGGTTTAACCGACAAGCAATTGGAACTGTTGGGGGTTTCCGCGGCAACGGTGAGACTCTCGGTGGGCATCGAAGAAGCAGCAGATCTGGTGACCGATCTCGAGCAGGCTCTGGGAAGTGCGTAA